From a region of the Acidimicrobiales bacterium genome:
- the recF gene encoding DNA replication and repair protein RecF (All proteins in this family for which functions are known are DNA-binding proteins that assist the filamentation of RecA onto DNA for the initiation of recombination or recombinational repair.) gives VKGAPAERRRFLDDALVALHPRHDGTRSDLERALRQRASLLKQGGPQPDAGTVAALDVWDAKLAEIGETLAAARAQLSLELEPAVAKSYGRLAGEDGAVALTYRRSWDGDLAEALGQARNEDLRRGTTSVGPHRDDLILELSGLPARSHASQGEQRTLALALRLAVHGIVTDAVGSPPVLLLDDVFSELDAARSAAVVAHLPGAQALLTTVSSPPPGVTPARVLQVSPGTVGS, from the coding sequence GTGAAAGGCGCTCCAGCCGAACGCCGGCGCTTCCTCGACGATGCCCTGGTGGCGCTCCACCCTCGCCACGACGGGACGCGCAGCGATCTGGAACGGGCGTTGCGTCAGCGAGCCAGCCTGCTCAAGCAGGGTGGACCACAGCCCGACGCAGGCACGGTCGCCGCGCTCGACGTCTGGGACGCCAAGTTGGCCGAGATCGGCGAGACATTGGCGGCGGCCCGCGCCCAACTGAGCCTCGAGCTGGAGCCGGCTGTGGCCAAGTCGTATGGCCGTCTGGCGGGCGAAGACGGCGCGGTGGCCCTGACGTACCGCCGGTCCTGGGACGGCGACCTGGCCGAGGCGCTCGGTCAGGCGCGGAACGAGGACCTGCGACGGGGTACCACGAGCGTCGGTCCCCATCGCGACGACCTGATCCTGGAATTGTCTGGTCTTCCCGCCCGCTCGCATGCGTCACAGGGCGAGCAGCGGACGCTGGCCCTGGCGCTCCGCCTTGCCGTGCACGGCATCGTCACCGACGCCGTCGGAAGTCCGCCCGTGCTCCTCCTGGATGACGTGTTCTCTGAGCTGGACGCCGCCCGCAGCGCTGCGGTCGTCGCCCATCTTCCGGGAGCTCAGGCCCTGCTGACCACCGTCTCGTCACCCCCACCGGGCGTGACGCCAGCCCGCGTCCTGCAGGTCTCACCGGGGACGGTCGGCTCATGA